Proteins encoded together in one Pseudomonas sp. Seg1 window:
- a CDS encoding acyl-CoA thioesterase, which produces MEPGNAQLSMTVLMTPDMANFSGNVHGGTLLKYLDEVAYACASRYAGRYVVTLSVDQVIFREPIHVGELVTFLASVNYTGNTSMEVGIKVVTENIRERSVRHTNSCFFTMVAVDDQRKPAAVPPLQPQNSEDKRRYMQAQQRRQIRQELEKRYQEIKGDA; this is translated from the coding sequence ATGGAACCCGGAAACGCCCAGCTGTCGATGACGGTACTGATGACCCCCGACATGGCCAACTTCTCTGGCAATGTCCACGGCGGCACCCTGCTCAAATACCTCGACGAAGTGGCCTACGCCTGCGCGAGCCGTTATGCCGGCCGCTACGTGGTGACGCTGTCGGTGGATCAAGTGATTTTCCGCGAGCCGATTCATGTTGGCGAACTGGTGACCTTCCTCGCGTCGGTCAACTACACCGGCAATACCTCGATGGAGGTCGGCATCAAAGTGGTGACGGAAAACATCCGTGAGCGCTCGGTGCGCCACACCAATAGCTGTTTCTTCACCATGGTCGCGGTGGATGACCAGCGCAAACCGGCCGCCGTGCCGCCGCTGCAACCGCAAAACAGTGAAGACAAACGCCGCTACATGCAGGCTCAGCAGCGCCGGCAGATTCGCCAAGAGCTGGAAAAGCGCTATCAGGAGATCAAGGGCGACGCCTGA
- a CDS encoding SMI1/KNR4 family protein — MEEIIEQLREANEPVPVPLELPDEDQLVEVEEELFINIPFVFKEFLLTVSDVVYGSLEPVTVTDPQSHTYLPDVAANAWDAGVPRDLIPICQDGDNYYCVEEDGTVVLWSGEEELITEESWESVWHWARDVWLES; from the coding sequence GTGGAAGAAATCATCGAACAACTGCGCGAAGCCAACGAACCCGTACCGGTTCCATTGGAGTTGCCTGACGAAGACCAACTGGTGGAAGTCGAAGAAGAACTCTTCATCAACATTCCGTTCGTCTTCAAAGAGTTTTTGCTGACCGTCAGCGACGTGGTTTACGGCAGCCTGGAGCCGGTGACTGTCACCGACCCGCAATCGCATACCTATTTGCCGGATGTGGCAGCGAATGCCTGGGACGCCGGCGTGCCGCGCGATCTGATCCCGATCTGCCAGGACGGCGACAACTATTACTGCGTCGAAGAAGACGGCACCGTGGTGCTGTGGTCCGGCGAAGAAGAGCTGATCACCGAAGAATCCTGGGAATCGGTGTGGCACTGGGCGCGGGACGTCTGGCTGGAAAGCTGA
- a CDS encoding EamA family transporter, translating to MGSGFFSSWTFWALLSATFAALTAIFGKIGIENVNSDFATLLRTIVVLVSLALILYATGQYQSLGSISAKSYLFLLLSGLGTGASWLCYFRALKVGPASLVAPVDKLSVVLVAVLGVMLLGEKLDLRQWGGIGLITAGVVMLAFRR from the coding sequence ATGGGCTCAGGCTTCTTTTCTTCCTGGACATTCTGGGCCCTGCTCTCGGCGACTTTCGCTGCTTTGACGGCGATCTTCGGCAAAATCGGCATCGAAAACGTCAATTCCGATTTCGCCACCCTGCTGCGCACCATCGTGGTACTCGTCAGTCTGGCCTTGATTCTGTACGCCACGGGCCAATATCAGTCGTTGGGATCGATATCCGCCAAGAGCTATCTGTTCCTGTTGCTGTCCGGTCTGGGCACCGGCGCGTCGTGGCTGTGCTACTTCCGCGCGTTAAAGGTGGGCCCGGCTTCACTGGTCGCTCCGGTGGACAAGCTCAGTGTGGTGTTGGTGGCGGTACTTGGCGTGATGTTGCTGGGTGAGAAACTCGATCTGCGCCAATGGGGCGGTATCGGCTTGATCACTGCCGGTGTGGTGATGCTGGCGTTTCGTCGCTAG
- a CDS encoding N-acetylmuramoyl-L-alanine amidase — translation MHRRHLLTLILASAAFALPISGSATQIRQARFWRSDKKLRLVFDLSAPVRYKAFSLSAPERLIIDLSGATLSGDLSQLALNDTVIRSIRSGQTGLGDTRIVLDLKIPVLVNSFLLAPQDGQGHRLVLDLVSAKQESTVAMVPRETPAIKVHRKRDIIVVVDPGHGGKDPGAVGAKGEREKDVVLSIAQMLAKRLKKEKGFDVKLVRNDDFFVPLRKRVEIARQHKADLFISVHADAAPRLTASGASVYCLSEGGATSATARFMAQRENGADLLGATSLLNLKDKDPMLAGVILDMSMNATISASLQLGSKILESLAGITTLHQKRVEQAGFAVLKSPDVPSILVETGFISNARDSQRLVTKRHQQAIADGLYEGLQRYFQKNPPIDSFLAWQQEQPKSLV, via the coding sequence ATGCACAGACGTCATTTGCTCACTCTGATTCTAGCCAGCGCCGCCTTCGCTTTACCTATAAGTGGCTCCGCGACACAAATCCGCCAAGCGAGGTTCTGGCGCTCCGATAAAAAGCTTCGGTTGGTGTTCGATTTAAGCGCACCTGTTCGATACAAGGCGTTCAGCCTCAGCGCACCAGAGCGGCTTATTATTGATTTGAGCGGTGCAACGCTCAGTGGAGATTTGAGCCAACTGGCTCTCAACGACACGGTGATTCGTTCGATTCGATCAGGGCAAACGGGGCTGGGCGACACCCGTATCGTTCTCGATCTGAAGATTCCAGTGCTGGTTAACAGCTTCCTGTTGGCCCCTCAGGATGGTCAAGGTCATCGTCTGGTTCTGGATCTGGTCAGCGCAAAACAAGAGTCGACAGTCGCAATGGTTCCACGTGAAACACCTGCGATTAAGGTCCATCGAAAGCGCGACATCATTGTGGTTGTCGATCCTGGCCATGGCGGCAAAGATCCCGGCGCAGTTGGTGCGAAAGGTGAGCGTGAGAAGGACGTTGTACTTTCAATCGCTCAGATGCTCGCCAAGCGCCTGAAAAAAGAGAAGGGCTTTGACGTAAAACTAGTGCGAAACGACGACTTTTTTGTGCCCTTGCGCAAGCGGGTGGAGATTGCCCGTCAGCATAAGGCTGACCTGTTTATCTCCGTGCATGCTGACGCAGCGCCGCGACTGACGGCCTCAGGCGCATCGGTTTACTGCCTCTCCGAAGGTGGTGCGACATCGGCGACTGCGCGGTTCATGGCGCAGCGCGAGAACGGTGCGGATTTGCTTGGCGCAACAAGTCTGCTCAACCTCAAAGACAAGGATCCGATGCTTGCGGGTGTCATCCTCGACATGTCGATGAACGCCACCATTTCTGCCAGTTTGCAGCTTGGCAGCAAGATTCTGGAGAGTCTGGCGGGGATTACCACACTGCATCAGAAGCGTGTGGAACAGGCAGGATTTGCAGTGCTCAAGTCACCCGATGTGCCATCGATCCTGGTGGAAACCGGCTTCATTTCCAATGCTCGCGACAGTCAACGTTTAGTCACCAAGAGACATCAGCAGGCCATTGCGGACGGGTTGTACGAGGGCTTGCAGCGCTACTTTCAGAAAAATCCGCCGATCGACAGCTTTCTGGCCTGGCAGCAGGAGCAGCCCAAAAGCCTGGTTTAG
- a CDS encoding DUF1826 domain-containing protein: MLALKMLHDRTRHQHQGNTPKALIRILEDDVNLAIWQRQLPLHIADFASVLLSLNVPLAESLCLEINDEDADPDLTGLATSFRDLEGYEGFIADLKWLVGAFACLLGARRIGLRLRVLDKAMCPRFHVDHVPVRLITTYAGIGSEWLKEGAMDRRQLGQANAEPHESRQIQRLKSGEVALLKGEKWHGNEGFGLIHRSPQLAPGERRLMLTLDWLG; this comes from the coding sequence ATGCTCGCGTTGAAAATGCTCCACGACCGTACGCGTCATCAGCATCAAGGCAATACGCCAAAAGCACTGATACGGATTCTTGAAGATGACGTAAACCTCGCCATATGGCAGCGTCAATTACCGCTGCACATCGCCGACTTTGCCAGTGTGCTGTTGTCACTCAACGTACCCTTGGCCGAGTCGCTGTGCCTGGAGATCAATGACGAAGACGCCGATCCTGATCTCACTGGGCTGGCCACAAGCTTCCGCGATCTGGAGGGCTACGAAGGCTTTATCGCTGACTTGAAATGGCTGGTCGGCGCGTTCGCCTGCCTGCTCGGTGCGCGGCGTATTGGCCTGCGCTTGCGCGTGCTGGATAAGGCCATGTGCCCGCGTTTCCACGTCGACCATGTTCCGGTGCGGCTGATCACGACCTATGCGGGCATTGGCAGTGAATGGCTCAAGGAAGGGGCAATGGATCGTCGTCAGCTTGGCCAGGCAAACGCCGAGCCGCACGAGTCCCGGCAGATTCAGCGACTCAAGAGTGGCGAAGTGGCGCTATTGAAAGGCGAAAAATGGCACGGCAACGAAGGTTTCGGGCTGATCCACCGCTCGCCGCAATTGGCGCCCGGCGAGCGTCGGTTGATGCTGACCCTCGACTGGCTCGGCTAG
- a CDS encoding NADH:ubiquinone oxidoreductase, with the protein MRLNGWSLLLLLVSSEVLAQACVVHSQGERLDVKVCQQNRNIPEQLFNDGFCQPTLAGQKVDVQYVDQCPSGAFGVCSNAQVANMPYRQDIHYYGVATDAAYLKPYCESQSQGAWLKP; encoded by the coding sequence ATGCGTTTAAACGGATGGTCGTTGCTGTTGCTGCTGGTGTCGAGCGAAGTCCTGGCCCAGGCCTGCGTGGTGCATAGCCAAGGCGAACGGCTCGACGTCAAAGTCTGCCAGCAGAACCGCAACATCCCGGAACAACTGTTTAACGACGGCTTCTGTCAGCCAACGCTGGCCGGGCAAAAGGTCGACGTGCAGTACGTCGATCAATGCCCGAGCGGGGCATTTGGCGTGTGCAGCAACGCCCAAGTCGCCAATATGCCCTATCGCCAGGATATCCACTATTACGGCGTCGCCACCGATGCGGCCTACTTGAAGCCGTATTGCGAAAGTCAGAGCCAAGGCGCGTGGCTCAAGCCTTGA
- a CDS encoding Tim44 domain-containing protein: MKRFLSIAMALCIGLTMSLDANAKRFGGGKSAGAAPTHQTSQMAPSSPGMGGAAATAGAAGAAGAAAKAGGASKWLGPLAGIAAGGLLASMFMGGGFQGMQIFDILIMALIAFVIFRFIAARRRRQQEHLAPAGAPMQREAFEQKPAGMGSIFGGSAAPAAARPVINAPAWFNEQNFLAAARSHFQSLQQHWDANEMDKIAEFVTPQMLEFLKRERADLGDGFQSTYIDNLQVQLDGVDDRADKTIATLTFSGVSKTSRFDQGEVFSESWNMERPQGENQPWLVAGIRQNG; this comes from the coding sequence ATGAAACGTTTTCTTAGCATCGCCATGGCGTTGTGCATCGGCCTGACGATGAGCCTCGACGCCAATGCCAAGCGCTTTGGTGGTGGCAAAAGCGCCGGCGCTGCGCCGACGCACCAGACCAGCCAGATGGCTCCTTCTTCTCCAGGCATGGGCGGTGCTGCGGCGACCGCGGGTGCTGCCGGTGCCGCCGGTGCTGCTGCCAAGGCTGGCGGCGCTTCGAAATGGCTCGGCCCTCTGGCCGGCATCGCCGCCGGTGGCCTGCTCGCTTCCATGTTCATGGGTGGCGGCTTCCAGGGCATGCAGATTTTCGACATCCTGATCATGGCCCTGATCGCGTTCGTGATCTTCCGCTTCATCGCCGCTCGTCGACGCAGGCAACAGGAGCACCTGGCTCCGGCCGGCGCGCCGATGCAGCGTGAGGCATTCGAGCAGAAGCCTGCTGGCATGGGTTCGATCTTCGGTGGTTCGGCTGCTCCGGCTGCCGCCCGTCCGGTAATCAACGCGCCAGCCTGGTTCAACGAACAGAACTTCCTGGCCGCTGCGCGCAGCCACTTCCAGTCGCTGCAGCAACACTGGGACGCTAACGAAATGGACAAGATCGCCGAGTTCGTGACCCCGCAAATGCTTGAGTTCCTCAAGCGTGAGCGTGCGGATCTGGGCGACGGCTTCCAGTCGACCTACATCGACAACCTTCAGGTGCAACTGGACGGCGTGGATGACCGTGCCGACAAGACCATCGCCACCCTGACCTTCAGCGGTGTGTCGAAGACCTCGCGTTTCGACCAGGGCGAAGTCTTCAGCGAAAGCTGGAACATGGAACGTCCGCAAGGCGAAAACCAGCCTTGGCTGGTAGCCGGTATCCGCCAGAACGGTTGA
- a CDS encoding cation:proton antiporter, giving the protein MHAISFIQDLAVIMLVAGVVTVLFHRFKQPVVLGYIVAGFIIGPHTPPFGLIHDEETIKTLAELGVIFLMFCLGLEFSLRKLFKVGATAFIAAFLEIVLMIWIGYEIGRWFDWNTMDSLFLGAILAISSTTIIVKALNDLKMKNERFAQLIFGVLIVEDILGIGIIALLSSIAVSGTVSSGEVFSTVGKLSLFMIVALVIGILLVPRLLAYVAKFESNEMLLITVLGLCFGFCLLVVKLEYSMVLGAFLIGAIMAESRQLLKIERLIEPVRDLFSAIFFVAIGLMLDPMILLQYAWPIAVITVAVVLGKMLSCGLGAFIAGNDGRTSLRVGMGLSQIGEFSFIIAALGMTLQVTSNFLYPVAVAVSVITTLLTPYLIRAADPLSIKLSAAMPKRLGRVFGMYGEWLRSIQPQGEGAMLASMIRRILLQVGVNLALVVAIFFAGAYFAERISLSLHDWINDPSWQKALIWGGALMVSLPFLIAAYRKLKALSMLLAEMGVKPEMAGRHTQRVRRVISEVIPILSLLVIFLLLAALSASILPTNKLLVLIAVVAAAVAALLWRWFIRVHTRMQVALLETLDNHKESSGH; this is encoded by the coding sequence ATGCATGCCATCAGTTTTATTCAGGACCTGGCAGTGATCATGTTGGTCGCGGGTGTGGTGACTGTCCTGTTTCACCGTTTCAAGCAGCCGGTGGTGCTGGGCTACATCGTCGCGGGATTCATCATCGGCCCGCACACCCCGCCATTCGGCCTGATCCACGATGAAGAAACCATCAAGACCCTCGCCGAGCTGGGGGTGATCTTCCTGATGTTCTGTCTCGGGCTGGAGTTCAGCCTGCGCAAGCTGTTCAAGGTCGGCGCCACGGCGTTTATTGCGGCGTTCCTCGAAATCGTCCTGATGATCTGGATTGGCTATGAAATAGGTCGCTGGTTCGACTGGAACACCATGGATTCGCTGTTCCTCGGCGCAATTCTGGCGATCTCCTCGACCACCATCATCGTCAAGGCGCTCAATGATCTGAAGATGAAGAACGAGCGTTTTGCGCAGTTGATCTTCGGCGTGCTGATCGTCGAGGACATTCTCGGCATCGGCATCATCGCTTTGCTCTCAAGCATCGCGGTCAGCGGCACCGTCAGTTCCGGCGAAGTGTTCTCCACGGTGGGCAAGTTGTCGCTGTTCATGATCGTCGCACTGGTCATCGGCATTCTGCTGGTGCCACGTTTGCTGGCCTACGTCGCCAAATTCGAAAGCAACGAGATGCTGCTGATCACCGTGCTGGGCCTGTGTTTCGGCTTCTGCCTGCTGGTGGTCAAGCTCGAATACAGCATGGTGCTGGGCGCGTTCCTGATCGGCGCGATCATGGCCGAGTCGCGGCAACTGCTGAAGATCGAGCGGCTGATCGAGCCGGTTCGTGACCTGTTCAGCGCGATTTTCTTTGTCGCCATCGGCTTGATGCTCGACCCGATGATTCTTCTCCAGTACGCGTGGCCGATTGCGGTCATCACTGTAGCGGTGGTGCTTGGCAAGATGCTGTCCTGCGGGCTCGGTGCGTTTATCGCCGGCAATGACGGACGCACCTCACTGCGGGTAGGGATGGGGCTGTCACAGATTGGCGAATTTTCCTTCATCATCGCCGCGCTCGGGATGACTTTGCAGGTCACCAGCAACTTCCTCTATCCGGTGGCCGTGGCGGTGTCGGTCATCACCACGCTGCTGACGCCTTACCTCATTCGCGCGGCTGACCCCCTGTCGATCAAGCTGTCCGCCGCAATGCCTAAGCGTCTCGGGCGTGTGTTCGGGATGTACGGCGAGTGGCTGCGCAGCATCCAGCCGCAAGGCGAAGGCGCCATGCTGGCGTCGATGATCCGGCGGATTCTGTTGCAGGTGGGGGTCAATCTGGCGCTGGTGGTTGCGATCTTCTTCGCCGGAGCGTACTTCGCAGAACGCATCTCGCTGTCGCTGCACGACTGGATCAACGATCCGAGCTGGCAGAAGGCGTTGATCTGGGGCGGGGCCTTGATGGTGTCGCTGCCGTTCCTGATCGCCGCCTATCGCAAGCTCAAGGCGTTGTCGATGCTGCTGGCCGAGATGGGCGTGAAGCCGGAGATGGCCGGAAGGCACACGCAGCGAGTGCGCCGGGTGATCTCCGAGGTGATCCCGATTCTCTCGCTGCTGGTGATTTTCCTGCTGCTGGCAGCCTTGTCGGCCAGTATTCTGCCGACCAACAAGTTGCTCGTGCTGATCGCCGTGGTCGCGGCCGCCGTGGCGGCGCTGCTCTGGCGCTGGTTCATCCGCGTGCACACACGGATGCAGGTGGCTTTGCTGGAAACCCTCGACAATCACAAGGAGTCGTCGGGGCATTGA
- the pdxY gene encoding pyridoxal kinase PdxY, with protein sequence MKRTPHLLAIQSHVVFGHAGNSAAVFPMQRVGVNVWPLNTVQFSNHTQYGQWAGEVLPPQQIPELIEGIAAIGELGNCDAVLSGYLGSAAQGRAILSGVARIKAVNPKALYLCDPVMGHPEKGCSVPAEVSDFLLDEAAAVADFMCPNQLELDSFSGRKPQSLFDCLAMARALLARGPKAVLVKHLDYPGKPADGFEMLLVTAEGSWHLRRPLLAFPRQPVGVGDLTSGLFLARVLLGDSLVAAFEFTAAAVHEVLLETQACASYELQLVRAQDRIAHPRVKFEATAISL encoded by the coding sequence ATGAAACGTACGCCTCATCTGCTCGCCATCCAGTCCCATGTGGTGTTCGGCCACGCCGGCAACAGCGCTGCGGTTTTTCCGATGCAGCGCGTCGGGGTGAATGTCTGGCCACTCAACACCGTGCAGTTTTCCAACCACACGCAGTACGGCCAATGGGCGGGCGAAGTGCTGCCGCCGCAGCAGATTCCCGAATTGATCGAAGGCATCGCGGCCATCGGCGAGCTGGGCAACTGCGACGCGGTGCTGTCCGGCTATCTCGGCAGCGCGGCGCAGGGCCGGGCGATTCTCAGTGGTGTGGCGCGCATCAAAGCGGTCAATCCCAAGGCTTTGTATCTGTGCGATCCGGTGATGGGGCATCCGGAGAAGGGTTGCAGTGTGCCCGCCGAAGTCAGCGACTTTCTGTTGGACGAGGCGGCCGCCGTGGCGGACTTCATGTGCCCGAATCAACTGGAGCTGGACAGCTTCTCCGGGCGCAAGCCGCAGTCGCTGTTCGATTGCCTGGCGATGGCGCGGGCGCTACTGGCGCGTGGGCCGAAAGCCGTGCTGGTCAAGCATCTGGATTACCCGGGCAAGCCGGCGGATGGTTTCGAGATGTTGTTGGTAACCGCCGAGGGCAGTTGGCATCTGCGTCGCCCGCTGCTGGCATTTCCGCGTCAGCCGGTGGGCGTGGGCGACCTGACGTCCGGATTGTTCCTGGCGCGGGTTTTACTGGGAGACAGTCTGGTCGCTGCGTTCGAATTCACGGCGGCGGCAGTGCATGAAGTGCTGCTGGAGACTCAGGCGTGCGCCAGTTATGAGCTGCAACTGGTGCGGGCGCAGGATCGGATTGCGCATCCGCGGGTGAAGTTCGAGGCGACCGCGATCAGTCTGTAA
- a CDS encoding CobW family GTP-binding protein: protein MLQNIPTHVIAGPLGAGKTSLIRQLMAQRPADERWAVLINEFGQIGLDAALLTSDGDGIALGEVAGGCLCCVNGAPFQIGLGRLLRKARPHRLFIEPSGLGHPAQLLKQLSEAPWLGVLTVQPCVLVLDAQALQAGKPLPAAQQQALTSAGLLLLNKAENLDEAARQTISSQLPPVRQIWTQQAQLSVSELPGLAIQAVAAVDNLIMPNGAAPMPALWSDPTLPICLSQAQEGGWSVGWRWHPSQTFDRQSLDDWLSGLTWNRAKMVIHSTDGWTSANALDNAALVWQISEWRKDSRIELIFADPQSIAELQAGLAQCRIQPS, encoded by the coding sequence ATGTTGCAGAACATTCCTACCCATGTCATCGCAGGCCCGCTGGGCGCTGGCAAGACCAGCCTGATTCGCCAGCTCATGGCGCAACGGCCGGCGGATGAGCGCTGGGCGGTGCTGATCAACGAGTTCGGTCAGATCGGCCTCGATGCCGCGCTGCTGACCAGCGACGGCGATGGTATCGCACTGGGCGAAGTGGCCGGGGGCTGTTTGTGTTGCGTGAATGGTGCGCCGTTTCAGATCGGCCTTGGACGGTTGCTGCGCAAAGCCAGGCCGCATCGGCTGTTTATAGAACCGTCCGGACTGGGCCATCCTGCGCAATTGCTCAAGCAACTGAGCGAGGCGCCATGGCTGGGTGTACTGACGGTTCAGCCGTGTGTTTTGGTACTGGATGCTCAAGCACTCCAGGCGGGTAAACCGTTGCCGGCAGCTCAACAGCAAGCATTGACCAGCGCCGGTTTGCTGTTGCTGAACAAGGCTGAAAATCTGGATGAAGCCGCCCGACAGACGATATCCAGTCAGTTGCCGCCAGTCAGGCAGATCTGGACACAGCAGGCACAACTGTCAGTGAGCGAATTGCCGGGGTTGGCCATTCAAGCGGTGGCAGCTGTGGATAACCTGATCATGCCAAACGGTGCCGCGCCAATGCCGGCGCTCTGGAGCGACCCGACGCTGCCGATTTGTCTGAGTCAGGCGCAGGAGGGCGGATGGAGTGTCGGTTGGCGCTGGCATCCGAGCCAGACATTCGATCGACAAAGCCTCGACGATTGGCTCAGCGGTCTTACCTGGAACAGAGCGAAAATGGTTATCCACAGCACCGATGGCTGGACGTCAGCCAATGCTCTGGATAACGCAGCGCTGGTTTGGCAAATCAGTGAATGGCGCAAGGACTCACGGATCGAACTGATTTTCGCCGATCCACAGAGCATCGCCGAGTTGCAGGCCGGGTTGGCGCAGTGCCGGATTCAGCCGAGCTGA
- the zigA gene encoding zinc metallochaperone GTPase ZigA produces the protein MSAALPVTVLSGFLGAGKSTLLNYVLRNRQGLRVAVIVNDMSEINIDGSEVQRDVSLNRAEEKLVEMSNGCICCTLREDLLQEVSKLARDGRFDYLLIESTGISEPLPVAETFTFRDEQGQSLADIARLDTMVTVVDGVNFLLDYQAAECLASRGEVLGEEDERSITDLLIEQIEFADVLLISKIDLISQREREELVAILKRLNAHAEIIPMVMGEVPLESIINTGRFDFEKAAQAPGWLKELRGAHVPETDEYGIASTAYRARRPFHPQRFFNFIDRPWLNGKLLRSKGFFWLASKPNDAGSWSQAGGLMRHGFAGRWWRFVPKDQWPQDQESTLAIMENWTPSVGDCRQELVFIGQNINFPQLSGELDDCLLTDEEMALGVEGWRLLADPFGPWHAEVA, from the coding sequence ATGTCAGCCGCACTGCCTGTGACCGTTCTTTCCGGATTTTTAGGCGCCGGAAAAAGTACACTTTTGAATTACGTACTACGTAATCGGCAAGGGCTGCGTGTGGCAGTCATCGTCAACGATATGAGCGAGATCAATATCGATGGCAGCGAAGTTCAGCGTGATGTAAGCCTGAACCGCGCTGAAGAAAAGCTTGTGGAAATGAGTAATGGCTGTATCTGCTGTACGTTACGCGAAGACTTGCTTCAAGAAGTCAGCAAACTGGCCCGCGATGGACGATTCGATTACTTGTTGATCGAATCCACCGGCATCTCCGAGCCTCTGCCGGTCGCGGAGACCTTCACCTTCCGCGATGAGCAGGGCCAAAGCCTCGCCGATATCGCCCGGCTGGACACCATGGTCACTGTAGTCGACGGGGTGAATTTCCTCCTCGACTATCAGGCCGCAGAATGTCTCGCCTCCCGCGGAGAAGTCCTTGGCGAAGAGGACGAACGCTCCATCACCGACTTGTTGATCGAGCAAATCGAATTCGCCGATGTACTGCTGATCAGCAAGATCGATTTGATCAGCCAGCGGGAGCGTGAAGAACTGGTCGCCATTCTCAAGCGCCTCAACGCCCACGCCGAAATCATCCCGATGGTGATGGGGGAGGTACCGCTGGAGAGCATTATCAATACCGGCCGTTTCGACTTCGAGAAAGCCGCACAAGCGCCGGGTTGGTTAAAGGAATTGCGCGGTGCGCACGTCCCGGAAACCGACGAGTACGGCATCGCATCCACTGCTTATCGCGCGCGCCGTCCCTTTCACCCGCAACGCTTCTTCAACTTCATCGACCGCCCGTGGCTCAACGGCAAATTGCTGCGCTCCAAAGGTTTTTTCTGGCTGGCCAGCAAGCCGAATGACGCCGGCAGTTGGTCGCAGGCCGGCGGTTTGATGCGTCATGGTTTTGCCGGGCGTTGGTGGCGTTTTGTGCCAAAAGACCAGTGGCCGCAAGATCAGGAAAGCACCCTGGCGATCATGGAAAACTGGACGCCGAGCGTCGGAGATTGTCGTCAGGAGCTGGTGTTCATCGGCCAGAACATCAATTTCCCTCAGCTCTCAGGCGAACTCGATGATTGCCTGCTGACCGACGAGGAAATGGCGCTCGGTGTGGAAGGCTGGCGGTTGCTGGCGGATCCGTTTGGCCCTTGGCACGCAGAGGTGGCCTGA
- a CDS encoding glutamine synthetase, whose protein sequence is MKEALKCSILSLALLTAASAWGKNPAPATCTRSANLLACMDADGNAYSVNTDGSTLYLRGFEKNGQRYWAQTNSRFGQLTFFTGIASDGEAWVGYTRRVGWTTINRFSSSGGSSAKFTCSRISGC, encoded by the coding sequence ATGAAAGAAGCGCTGAAATGCTCAATATTGAGTCTGGCGTTGTTAACTGCCGCTAGCGCCTGGGGGAAAAATCCCGCGCCCGCCACCTGCACGCGTAGCGCCAATCTGCTGGCCTGCATGGATGCCGACGGCAATGCCTACAGCGTCAACACTGATGGCAGTACGCTCTACCTGCGAGGTTTCGAAAAGAACGGCCAACGTTATTGGGCACAAACCAACAGCCGCTTCGGCCAACTGACGTTCTTCACCGGTATCGCCTCCGACGGTGAAGCGTGGGTGGGCTACACCCGACGCGTGGGATGGACGACGATCAATCGTTTCTCCAGCTCGGGAGGCAGTAGCGCAAAATTTACCTGTAGCCGGATTAGCGGCTGCTAA
- a CDS encoding DUF3301 domain-containing protein: MLTLENIFVLMLFAAAGAWLWHNHGLRERALERVKQHCLNVRVELLDGNVALKKIGFIKDANGRRRLARVYNFEFTVTGETRHNGTITQFGAHSAQIELAPYPAPFDDTPPVVEVHKPRAEVIELSQWRQEHTKWKP; the protein is encoded by the coding sequence ATGCTGACCCTCGAAAACATCTTCGTGCTGATGCTGTTCGCCGCTGCCGGCGCCTGGTTGTGGCACAACCATGGCTTGCGCGAGCGGGCGCTGGAACGGGTCAAGCAACATTGCCTGAACGTGCGTGTCGAGCTGCTCGACGGCAACGTGGCGCTGAAGAAAATCGGTTTCATCAAGGACGCCAACGGCCGTCGACGTCTGGCGCGGGTGTACAACTTCGAGTTCACCGTGACCGGCGAGACCCGTCACAACGGCACCATCACCCAGTTTGGCGCGCACAGTGCGCAGATCGAGCTAGCGCCCTACCCGGCACCGTTCGACGATACGCCGCCGGTGGTCGAGGTGCACAAGCCCCGGGCCGAGGTGATCGAGCTGAGTCAGTGGCGGCAGGAACACACCAAGTGGAAGCCGTGA